Proteins encoded by one window of Nitrospirae bacterium CG2_30_53_67:
- a CDS encoding cobalamin biosynthesis protein CbiM, protein MLSLFTVHCSLFTASDAHAMHISEGILPFNWALLWSLVAVPFVAWGLYKLKKLSSIDLSFKPLVGLMAAVVFIISCMPIPVPTAGTCSHPCGTGISAILLGPAISVLISSVALLIQALFLAHGGLTTWGANIVSMGIMGSFAGYLTFRGLRALKANLWIAGFMAGLFADWATYLTTSVELASGIKGDSQFLPLFWKILIAFIPTQLPLGILEGAMTAGMVVLLYKKRPDLLVKMKVLKPEEAL, encoded by the coding sequence ATTCTTTCACTGTTCACTGTTCACTGTTCACTATTCACTGCCTCTGATGCTCATGCCATGCATATCTCAGAAGGGATATTGCCTTTCAACTGGGCATTGCTCTGGTCTCTGGTTGCAGTCCCTTTTGTGGCGTGGGGCTTGTATAAGCTCAAGAAACTATCGTCAATTGACCTCTCATTCAAGCCTCTCGTCGGGTTAATGGCGGCTGTTGTATTCATCATTTCGTGCATGCCGATACCTGTGCCCACTGCAGGCACATGTTCCCATCCATGCGGAACCGGGATCTCAGCGATCCTCCTTGGCCCTGCAATAAGCGTACTTATTTCATCAGTTGCCCTATTGATTCAGGCCCTATTTCTTGCCCACGGGGGTCTGACCACATGGGGCGCTAATATCGTGTCCATGGGCATCATGGGTTCCTTTGCAGGATATCTGACCTTCAGAGGATTGAGAGCGTTAAAAGCTAATCTTTGGATTGCAGGCTTCATGGCTGGTCTCTTTGCAGACTGGGCAACATATTTGACTACATCCGTTGAGCTCGCATCAGGCATAAAAGGAGATTCGCAGTTTCTGCCGCTTTTCTGGAAGATTCTTATTGCCTTTATCCCGACACAACTTCCATTGGGAATCCTTGAAGGGGCAATGACTGCAGGCATGGTGGTATTGCTTTATAAAAAGAGGCCTGATTTGCTCGTAAAAATGAAGGTATTAAAACCAGAGGAGGCATTATGA
- a CDS encoding cobalt ECF transporter T component CbiQ — MELFSEYFKKEQLLSKVDARLKLIIALTLLGMILSYKGFTLPLLVTALCLLFCLKMRIPLKIFALRFSQPLFIISVLLILKVFFSGEGILFSINIFGIKVVGHKDGFMEGLMIGSRIIGAVSVVAVMGFSTPFTEFMAGLSWLRVPKGFIEILMFAYRYIFVLLEDAMVIYNAQKNRLGYSNIRRGLSSFGTLSGSLILKAFDHSRNITVSMIQRGYDGNIPMLRHKPFKSSEIIVSLLFIIAMGVVWKI, encoded by the coding sequence ATGGAACTATTTTCAGAATACTTTAAAAAAGAGCAGCTCCTTTCAAAAGTTGATGCAAGGCTGAAACTTATTATAGCCCTCACTCTTCTGGGAATGATTTTAAGCTATAAGGGATTTACTCTTCCCCTGCTTGTGACAGCGCTTTGTTTATTGTTCTGTTTAAAGATGCGGATACCCTTAAAGATTTTTGCTCTCAGGTTTTCACAGCCATTGTTCATTATATCGGTCTTGCTTATTCTAAAAGTATTCTTCTCTGGAGAAGGCATCCTGTTTTCCATCAACATCTTCGGCATCAAAGTTGTCGGACATAAAGACGGGTTCATGGAAGGACTTATGATAGGAAGCAGAATCATAGGCGCAGTATCAGTCGTTGCAGTCATGGGATTCTCCACGCCGTTTACTGAATTCATGGCAGGCCTTTCATGGCTGAGGGTTCCAAAGGGTTTTATAGAAATATTGATGTTTGCCTACAGATATATCTTTGTGCTTCTTGAAGATGCGATGGTCATTTACAATGCGCAGAAAAACCGCCTCGGCTACTCAAACATAAGGCGGGGATTGAGTTCATTCGGCACTCTGTCAGGCTCTTTGATTCTTAAGGCATTTGATCACAGCCGGAATATTACTGTATCAATGATTCAAAGGGGCTATGACGGCAATATCCCCATGTTAAGACACAAGCCATTTAAGTCTTCTGAGATTATAGTTTCACTTCTATTTATCATTGCCATGGGGGTTGTATGGAAGATTTAA